The Halalkalibacter krulwichiae genome has a segment encoding these proteins:
- a CDS encoding FAD-dependent monooxygenase translates to MEEVKEVVIVGGGIGGLAAACGLGKLGKKVTLLEQAEEFGEVGAGLQVGPNGLRALDTLGVLDEVYKHAVFPRRHVFKDAITGKELSALVFGETFRERYGYPYIVIHRTDLHTVLLEACRSLDNITFKSNHRLLEVTEHDDHVELLCANGAVIRAEMVVGADGINSNTRKLISNDKLVPSEYVAYRFTVSASEMKLDIDWDEKFTWIGPGIHLVQYPVRHKSVINQVAVFKSQSFKDGSDNCGTVEELHQMFGNSCPTIRESLKFAEQGMVTKLFDRDPLDNWTSKRVTLLGDAAHPMLQYLAQGACQAIEDAVCLTRVMSENSDIDKVLSLYQEERIPRTAQVQRGARQWGEIKHAEDPTTILLRNTIMENRDAEDFKYLDWLYSKRTAPAAISLAQQ, encoded by the coding sequence ATGGAAGAAGTAAAAGAAGTGGTAATAGTCGGTGGAGGTATTGGTGGTTTAGCAGCAGCTTGCGGACTGGGCAAGTTGGGAAAGAAAGTAACTTTGTTAGAACAGGCAGAAGAGTTTGGTGAAGTGGGTGCCGGACTTCAAGTAGGGCCGAATGGGTTAAGAGCTTTAGATACATTAGGAGTTCTAGATGAGGTTTATAAACATGCAGTGTTCCCACGTCGACATGTTTTTAAGGATGCGATAACTGGGAAAGAACTGAGTGCACTTGTATTCGGTGAGACCTTCCGTGAGCGATATGGTTATCCGTATATTGTCATTCATCGCACGGACTTGCATACGGTGTTGCTCGAAGCTTGTAGATCTTTAGATAATATTACGTTTAAAAGCAATCATCGGTTACTAGAAGTAACAGAACATGACGATCATGTTGAATTACTGTGTGCGAACGGGGCTGTTATTCGAGCTGAAATGGTAGTTGGAGCAGATGGAATAAACTCTAATACTCGCAAACTAATTAGTAACGATAAACTTGTTCCTTCTGAGTATGTAGCTTATCGATTTACCGTTTCTGCATCTGAGATGAAACTAGATATAGATTGGGATGAGAAATTTACATGGATAGGTCCTGGGATACATTTGGTCCAGTATCCTGTTCGACATAAAAGTGTAATCAATCAAGTTGCTGTCTTCAAAAGTCAAAGTTTTAAAGATGGTTCTGACAATTGTGGAACGGTAGAGGAACTTCATCAAATGTTTGGTAACAGTTGTCCGACCATACGTGAATCCTTGAAGTTTGCTGAGCAAGGCATGGTGACCAAACTATTTGACCGCGACCCGCTTGATAACTGGACGAGTAAAAGAGTGACACTATTAGGTGATGCGGCTCATCCTATGTTGCAATACTTGGCTCAAGGTGCTTGTCAGGCAATTGAAGATGCTGTATGTCTAACTAGGGTTATGTCCGAAAATAGTGATATTGATAAGGTGTTGTCATTATACCAAGAAGAAAGAATTCCTAGAACGGCACAAGTGCAAAGAGGAGCCAGACAATGGGGAGAAATCAAGCATGCTGAAGATCCAACAACTATCCTATTAAGAAATACTATTATGGAAAATAGAGATGCTGAGGACTTTAAATATTTAGATTGGTTATATAGTAAAAGAACAGCTCCGGCTGCTATTTCGCTAGCGCAGCAATAG
- a CDS encoding helix-turn-helix domain-containing protein, which yields MAIIINIDVMLAKRKMSVTELSEKVGITMANLSILKNGKAKAIRFSTLEAICKALDCQPGDILEYRSKEDTKK from the coding sequence ATGGCAATTATCATAAATATTGATGTGATGTTAGCTAAAAGGAAAATGAGCGTAACGGAACTTTCGGAGAAGGTTGGCATAACAATGGCGAATCTCTCTATTTTGAAGAACGGAAAGGCAAAAGCTATTAGATTCTCAACGCTAGAGGCCATTTGCAAAGCATTGGACTGCCAACCTGGCGATATTTTAGAATACCGGAGTAAGGAAGATACAAAGAAGTAG
- a CDS encoding IclR family transcriptional regulator C-terminal domain-containing protein, giving the protein MNGEIIAVLGVICPTSNLQEESLEETKSMVKETAHTISTKMGYQSN; this is encoded by the coding sequence TTGAATGGAGAAATAATAGCTGTTTTAGGTGTCATATGTCCGACATCCAATTTACAAGAAGAGTCATTGGAAGAGACTAAAAGCATGGTCAAAGAAACGGCGCACACAATTTCAACAAAGATGGGATATCAATCAAACTAG
- a CDS encoding DUF2975 domain-containing protein: MKQGTTLFLKIAVMIIGAPVLVLALFALPWLVNNPVNPAYANILYPIVGAMYVSVIPFFVALYQALKLLSYIDRNQAFSKLSVTSLKVIKRSAITISGLYVVAMPFIFRLADLDDAPGIIVIGMVLIFAAMVIAVFAAVLQRLLQEAIDIKSENDLVV; encoded by the coding sequence ATGAAACAAGGAACAACATTGTTTTTAAAAATAGCGGTTATGATTATCGGAGCTCCAGTTCTTGTGCTGGCTCTATTTGCGTTGCCTTGGCTCGTTAATAACCCAGTAAATCCAGCTTATGCCAATATTCTCTATCCGATTGTAGGTGCGATGTATGTATCAGTGATCCCTTTTTTCGTCGCCCTGTATCAGGCGCTAAAGCTTTTAAGCTATATTGACAGGAACCAAGCTTTTTCAAAATTGTCTGTTACATCTCTAAAGGTCATCAAACGCAGTGCGATAACCATTAGTGGTTTGTATGTCGTAGCGATGCCATTTATTTTTCGCTTAGCAGACCTAGACGATGCACCAGGTATTATCGTCATCGGAATGGTCCTGATCTTTGCTGCAATGGTCATTGCCGTTTTCGCAGCTGTTCTTCAAAGACTTTTACAAGAAGCAATTGATATAAAATCGGAAAATGACTTAGTCGTCTGA
- a CDS encoding MOSC domain-containing protein → MEEEWIGRRIKIGNEVEMEFVGPCKRCMIITVDPDNAKRDASLHKTVIKENNNKFGVYASVIKKGDIHVDNDIHLLD, encoded by the coding sequence ATTGAAGAAGAATGGATTGGCCGGCGGATTAAAATAGGAAATGAAGTCGAAATGGAGTTTGTAGGACCTTGTAAAAGATGCATGATTATTACTGTTGATCCCGATAACGCAAAACGAGATGCGAGTCTACATAAAACGGTTATTAAAGAAAATAACAATAAATTTGGTGTTTATGCATCTGTGATCAAAAAAGGTGACATTCATGTTGATAATGACATTCATCTACTTGATTAA
- a CDS encoding cupin domain-containing protein, which produces MAEQKVKQKWTPELLNFHDELDELNLGPLWASVFSKAEPESKAIPYMWKKDLILKKLEKAKELLQVGTGSIDRRAVYLINPGMKDMQPHGWGGATQTLYAAVQVLNPGEVAPSHRHMTSAQRFIIEGQGASGTVNGVKYNFEPGDFVVTPAWTWHDHKNEGTEPVIWMDALDIPFCKGLGTFFFEKYPEETQPINEIEDLGVHRYKGGMVRPITDRKPSPAPLGSYKWDLTKQSLDGLEVLAPDPFDGHTVEYINPSNGQDANGRVGARMTKLPVGFEGKAHRHAHSCIYHVYKGSGYTVINGTKFEWEAGDFIALPGWAWHEHVNTSTEEEALLFSTNDLPLMEMLGFEREEAYQDYNGRQEIAKVFQPILP; this is translated from the coding sequence ATGGCTGAGCAGAAAGTGAAACAAAAGTGGACTCCTGAACTATTAAACTTTCATGATGAATTAGATGAATTAAACTTAGGGCCTTTATGGGCTTCTGTATTTAGCAAAGCTGAACCGGAATCAAAAGCCATTCCTTATATGTGGAAAAAAGACTTAATTCTTAAAAAGTTAGAAAAAGCTAAAGAGCTCCTTCAAGTTGGCACAGGCTCAATTGACCGAAGAGCGGTTTACCTGATCAATCCTGGAATGAAAGATATGCAACCTCATGGATGGGGAGGAGCGACACAGACCTTATATGCTGCAGTTCAAGTTCTAAATCCTGGAGAAGTTGCCCCTTCACACCGTCATATGACATCAGCACAACGATTTATTATTGAAGGACAAGGAGCTTCGGGGACGGTTAATGGGGTTAAGTACAATTTTGAACCTGGTGATTTCGTTGTTACACCTGCTTGGACTTGGCATGATCACAAAAATGAAGGAACTGAACCTGTTATTTGGATGGATGCTCTCGATATACCATTTTGCAAAGGGTTAGGAACCTTTTTCTTTGAGAAATATCCTGAAGAAACGCAACCGATAAACGAGATTGAAGATCTCGGTGTGCATCGTTATAAGGGAGGAATGGTGAGGCCAATCACGGACAGAAAACCTTCTCCTGCACCTCTAGGAAGTTATAAATGGGATCTCACGAAGCAATCTTTAGACGGCTTAGAAGTGTTAGCGCCGGATCCTTTTGATGGTCATACAGTAGAGTACATTAATCCTTCCAACGGACAAGATGCGAATGGAAGAGTGGGAGCAAGAATGACGAAGCTTCCGGTTGGCTTTGAAGGAAAAGCGCACCGTCACGCTCATAGTTGCATCTACCATGTATATAAAGGTAGCGGTTATACCGTTATAAATGGGACTAAATTCGAGTGGGAAGCTGGAGACTTTATTGCTCTACCAGGTTGGGCATGGCACGAACATGTTAATACTTCCACTGAAGAAGAGGCGCTACTATTCTCAACCAATGACTTGCCTCTCATGGAAATGCTAGGATTTGAACGTGAAGAAGCTTATCAAGATTATAACGGTCGACAAGAGATTGCAAAGGTCTTTCAGCCGATCTTACCCTAA
- a CDS encoding IclR family transcriptional regulator, with amino-acid sequence MRDLKISEVNSLNKAIDILEILSKEKEWVTINEIIAITKYPRPTVYRLLYTMEKRGLIRYDSASAKYNFGFKFLEYSNALLASQDILQESEFTLIEMYKKLKQTVLLATVENDSLVYIFKRERAAEGIMYTSVVGQKRDLLYGALGRVLLAYLPKEQQEKFLNDPLPQWTPHTISDKASLLQDLEKIRSEKLCVEINEATIGLGGLHLLFLD; translated from the coding sequence TTGAGGGATCTAAAAATAAGTGAGGTAAATTCGCTTAATAAGGCGATTGATATTTTAGAAATACTATCAAAAGAGAAAGAATGGGTAACCATTAATGAAATTATTGCTATAACCAAATATCCAAGGCCTACTGTATACCGGTTGCTTTATACAATGGAAAAAAGAGGGTTAATCCGTTATGACTCAGCTTCTGCGAAGTATAACTTTGGATTTAAATTTCTCGAGTATAGTAATGCGCTACTCGCTTCACAAGATATTTTGCAAGAATCAGAATTTACTTTGATCGAAATGTATAAAAAATTAAAACAGACGGTTTTACTTGCGACGGTAGAAAACGATTCACTTGTCTATATATTTAAGAGAGAAAGAGCCGCTGAAGGAATTATGTATACTTCTGTTGTTGGTCAAAAAAGAGACTTACTTTATGGTGCACTAGGACGTGTTTTATTAGCATATTTACCTAAAGAGCAACAAGAGAAATTTCTAAATGATCCACTTCCACAATGGACTCCTCATACAATCTCAGATAAAGCAAGTCTCCTTCAAGATTTAGAGAAAATCAGAAGTGAGAAACTTTGTGTTGAAATAAACGAAGCTACTATTGGACTTGGGGGATTGCATCTCCTATTTTTGGATTGA
- the acnA gene encoding aconitate hydratase AcnA: protein MYEKTLKTSDLTVEIYSLNCLEKLISGLEDIPFTKKLLLESLLRNKHRMKLTDRDIFEIATGFSSNKKMEIPFLPSRIIMQDASGLPALVDLASLRNEMEEMGFDPQNINPQIPVDLIIDHSLQVDYSGASDAFEKNLEMEYSRNEERYTFLKWAQQSFENFRVVPPASGIIHQVNLEYLSSIVKTDEKDGQCYAFPDSVIGTDSHTTMINGLGVLGWGVGGVEAEAVMMGNPINLIVPEVIGVKLIGRVKEGVTATDIALTVTEHLRHKNVIGKFVEFYGPGMMDLSLPDRTTIANMAPEYGATVGYFPVDQETLHYLKATGKDEKTVRLVEEYTKEQGIFYSEDTKEPLYSEVLEINLADIEVSISGPSRPQDRVDYKNAKKSFLNAFSEISEGNIDRLNVPMSEKKNIVGHGSIVIAAITSCTNTSNPFNMLTAGLLARNAVKKGLAPSSYIQKSLAPGSKVVSQYLQQSGLLSYFEQLGFYNIGYGCAVCVGNSGTINPLVEKEITENNLIVASILSGNRNFEGRIHPLVKANYLASPPLVLAYALAGTVAIDLSKEPLGISNKGEKVYLKDIWPTADEVNELIANYISPTLYKDTYENVFAGDERWKSLQDVKSPLYRWDSHSTYLKPSPFFKRSNEKIGNIKRARALVYLGNSITTDHISPVGVIDPDGSAGQFLLHQGVTNTELNTYGSRRGNYEVLVRGTFANPMIQNKLVKQRGSITKHFPSNEVTSIYEASVRYQKEQIPLVILAGNQYGAGSARDWAAKGTLLLGVKAVIAEQFERIHRSNLAMVGVLPLQFSDEHNCERLGLNGDEEFNILDLESELYPNKLLRVQAISSDGMKEFQVILRLDTTAEIDNYLQGGLFKKMLQTTKRVFTTSPL from the coding sequence GTGTACGAAAAGACTTTAAAAACAAGTGATCTTACTGTAGAAATATATTCGTTAAATTGTCTAGAAAAATTGATTTCAGGTTTAGAAGACATACCTTTTACAAAAAAACTTTTATTGGAATCATTACTTAGAAATAAGCATCGTATGAAACTGACAGATAGGGACATTTTTGAAATAGCAACTGGATTTAGTTCAAATAAAAAAATGGAAATCCCTTTTTTGCCATCTCGGATCATTATGCAGGACGCTTCGGGCTTACCCGCTCTCGTAGATTTGGCATCATTACGTAATGAAATGGAAGAAATGGGTTTTGACCCTCAAAATATTAATCCGCAGATACCTGTTGACCTCATTATTGATCATTCTCTTCAAGTAGATTACTCTGGCGCTTCGGATGCCTTTGAAAAGAATTTAGAGATGGAATATAGCAGAAATGAAGAACGCTACACGTTTCTAAAATGGGCCCAGCAATCCTTTGAAAATTTCCGTGTTGTTCCACCAGCAAGCGGTATTATACACCAGGTGAACTTGGAGTACTTGTCCAGTATCGTTAAGACCGATGAGAAAGACGGTCAATGTTATGCATTCCCTGATTCTGTGATTGGGACTGATTCACATACGACGATGATTAATGGGCTAGGAGTCTTAGGCTGGGGTGTTGGCGGTGTTGAAGCTGAAGCTGTTATGATGGGAAACCCGATAAATTTGATCGTTCCCGAAGTGATCGGTGTGAAGCTGATCGGAAGGGTGAAAGAAGGGGTAACAGCAACAGATATTGCGCTTACTGTCACAGAACATTTACGACATAAAAATGTTATCGGTAAATTTGTTGAGTTTTATGGACCAGGAATGATGGATCTATCACTACCTGACCGAACAACAATAGCAAACATGGCTCCAGAATATGGGGCGACAGTTGGTTACTTTCCCGTTGATCAAGAGACCCTACATTACTTAAAAGCAACGGGCAAAGATGAAAAAACAGTTCGGCTAGTTGAGGAGTACACAAAAGAACAAGGGATCTTTTACTCAGAGGATACGAAAGAACCGTTATATTCAGAAGTACTAGAAATAAATCTAGCTGACATCGAGGTAAGTATTTCAGGACCGAGCCGCCCGCAAGATAGAGTTGACTATAAAAATGCAAAGAAGTCATTTCTAAATGCTTTTAGTGAAATAAGCGAGGGAAATATCGATCGTCTGAATGTACCGATGAGCGAAAAAAAGAATATTGTTGGACATGGTTCCATTGTCATCGCCGCGATAACGAGTTGTACCAATACATCGAATCCATTTAATATGCTTACTGCTGGTCTTTTAGCTAGAAATGCCGTTAAAAAGGGCTTAGCACCCTCAAGTTATATTCAGAAGAGCTTAGCTCCTGGTTCTAAAGTTGTTTCCCAATACCTACAACAATCTGGCTTACTGTCGTATTTTGAACAGTTAGGATTTTATAATATCGGCTATGGTTGTGCGGTTTGTGTTGGCAATAGTGGAACAATTAATCCGCTAGTAGAAAAAGAGATAACAGAAAACAATTTAATTGTTGCATCGATCCTAAGCGGAAATCGTAATTTCGAGGGACGTATTCATCCATTAGTAAAAGCAAACTACCTAGCTTCTCCTCCACTAGTTCTTGCATACGCTTTAGCTGGCACGGTTGCTATTGATTTGTCAAAAGAGCCTCTTGGAATTTCAAATAAAGGCGAAAAGGTATACCTAAAAGATATTTGGCCAACTGCAGATGAAGTAAATGAGTTAATTGCGAATTATATCTCCCCGACTTTATATAAAGACACATATGAAAATGTGTTCGCTGGAGATGAGCGCTGGAAGTCATTGCAAGATGTTAAGTCACCATTGTATAGGTGGGACTCTCATTCAACCTACCTTAAGCCTTCCCCATTTTTCAAACGATCCAATGAGAAAATTGGAAATATCAAGCGAGCAAGAGCCTTAGTATACTTAGGAAATTCTATTACAACAGATCATATTTCACCAGTTGGTGTGATTGATCCAGATGGCTCTGCAGGACAATTTCTCTTACATCAAGGAGTAACTAATACCGAACTTAATACTTACGGAAGTAGAAGAGGAAATTATGAAGTGTTAGTCAGAGGAACGTTTGCGAACCCGATGATTCAAAATAAACTAGTAAAACAGCGAGGGAGTATAACGAAACACTTTCCTAGCAATGAAGTAACTAGTATTTATGAAGCGTCTGTAAGGTATCAAAAGGAACAAATTCCCCTTGTCATATTAGCTGGGAATCAGTACGGGGCAGGAAGTGCTCGTGATTGGGCGGCAAAGGGAACGTTGCTACTTGGTGTTAAAGCTGTTATCGCAGAGCAGTTCGAGCGAATCCATAGAAGCAATTTAGCAATGGTTGGCGTATTGCCGTTACAATTTAGTGATGAGCATAATTGTGAAAGGCTGGGTTTAAACGGGGATGAGGAATTTAACATATTAGACCTAGAAAGTGAGTTATACCCGAATAAACTGTTACGTGTGCAAGCAATTTCAAGCGATGGTATGAAAGAGTTTCAAGTCATACTACGCCTCGACACGACTGCAGAAATTGATAACTACCTACAAGGTGGTTTATTTAAAAAAATGCTGCAAACTACTAAAAGAGTTTTTACTACTTCTCCGCTGTAA
- a CDS encoding fumarylacetoacetate hydrolase family protein: MKFALFNENQFGVVEGNEIVDITDLIAWDKNDVQRSLNNFFENYDVLRSQLEETVKGGHKYSLADVSLRAPVPKPSKIIAAPINYILHQQEMNAALTVDRLGVFLKAPSSIIGPGENVLLPFKDRRVDHEAEIAFVIGKEAKDVKAEDAQDYIFGYMGLMDITVRGKEDRPWRKSFDTFTPIGPWIVTSDEVGDPNQLQMDLWVNDELRQSVNTNEMIYGCYKLLEEASRVMTLYPGDIITTGTPEGVGPIKKGDTVRLKIERIGEFSVNVKEKAGILV, from the coding sequence ATGAAATTTGCGTTGTTTAATGAAAATCAATTTGGTGTTGTAGAAGGAAATGAAATTGTTGATATTACTGATCTGATTGCGTGGGACAAAAATGATGTACAACGTTCACTAAATAATTTTTTTGAAAACTATGATGTTTTACGTAGCCAATTAGAAGAGACAGTTAAAGGTGGCCATAAATATTCATTAGCCGATGTTTCGTTACGTGCTCCAGTCCCAAAACCTAGTAAAATCATTGCGGCACCGATCAACTATATTTTGCACCAACAAGAGATGAATGCAGCGTTAACTGTTGATAGACTAGGTGTATTTTTGAAAGCGCCATCGTCAATTATCGGACCAGGAGAAAATGTGTTGTTACCATTTAAAGATCGAAGGGTTGACCATGAGGCTGAAATCGCTTTTGTCATTGGAAAAGAAGCAAAGGATGTAAAAGCAGAAGATGCACAGGATTATATTTTTGGTTACATGGGGTTAATGGATATAACGGTCAGAGGTAAAGAGGATCGTCCTTGGAGAAAATCTTTTGATACGTTTACTCCGATTGGACCTTGGATTGTCACAAGTGATGAAGTAGGTGACCCAAACCAACTTCAAATGGATCTATGGGTAAATGATGAGCTTCGTCAATCTGTTAATACAAATGAAATGATTTATGGGTGCTATAAATTGCTAGAGGAAGCTTCACGAGTGATGACGTTGTATCCAGGAGATATCATAACGACTGGTACACCTGAGGGAGTAGGACCAATTAAAAAAGGCGACACAGTTCGTTTAAAGATTGAAAGAATCGGTGAGTTTTCGGTAAATGTGAAAGAGAAAGCAGGAATCTTAGTATAA
- the rbsB gene encoding ribose ABC transporter substrate-binding protein RbsB, with translation MKKLLMLVTLLMLAFVTACSMESPTNNSNSNGESTASSGDGEFTIGFSISTLNNPFFVTLQEGAEAQAEELGVNLVVLDAQDDDAKQVSDVEDLVQRGVDAILINPTDSASVAAAVEVANSAGIPVITVDRAAESGEIVTHIASDNIAGGELAAELLVELAGDGAKVAELEGIPGSSAARERGAGFHNVAEGTLDVVSSQTANFDRSEGLNVMENILQSNPDIVGVFAHNDEMALGALEAIEAAGKGDEIFVIGFDATDDAVAAVEAGRLAGTVAQQPTLIGSSAVEAALKVLNGETVEESIPVELELVK, from the coding sequence ATGAAAAAACTATTGATGCTTGTCACATTACTGATGTTAGCTTTTGTAACTGCTTGTTCAATGGAATCACCGACTAATAACTCCAATTCAAATGGAGAAAGCACTGCGAGTAGTGGAGATGGAGAGTTCACAATTGGCTTTTCGATCTCAACTTTAAACAACCCATTCTTCGTAACGTTGCAAGAAGGTGCTGAGGCACAAGCTGAAGAATTAGGTGTGAATCTTGTCGTTCTTGATGCACAAGACGATGATGCAAAACAAGTAAGTGATGTAGAAGACTTAGTTCAACGTGGTGTTGATGCGATCTTAATCAACCCAACAGACTCTGCGTCTGTCGCTGCAGCAGTTGAAGTAGCAAACAGTGCAGGCATTCCAGTTATTACAGTAGACCGTGCAGCAGAATCTGGTGAGATTGTAACACATATTGCTTCTGACAATATCGCTGGTGGAGAATTAGCAGCTGAGTTATTAGTAGAATTAGCAGGAGATGGCGCGAAAGTAGCTGAATTAGAAGGAATCCCTGGAAGTTCAGCAGCACGTGAACGTGGAGCTGGTTTCCATAACGTAGCAGAAGGAACACTTGATGTCGTGTCTTCACAAACAGCAAACTTTGACCGTTCTGAAGGCTTGAACGTAATGGAAAACATTCTTCAAAGCAACCCTGACATTGTCGGCGTGTTTGCACACAACGACGAAATGGCGCTTGGAGCGTTAGAAGCAATTGAAGCGGCGGGCAAGGGAGACGAGATCTTCGTTATCGGCTTTGATGCAACAGATGACGCAGTAGCAGCTGTTGAAGCTGGCCGCTTAGCTGGTACAGTAGCGCAACAACCAACATTAATCGGTTCATCTGCTGTAGAAGCAGCGTTAAAAGTACTAAACGGTGAAACAGTAGAAGAAAGTATTCCGGTAGAATTGGAATTAGTAAAATAA
- a CDS encoding MFS transporter, translating to MSLKSELSSSFQPFHYKQYRYLWIGQLTTVSAQMMDMITRSWLIYSMTQSALQLSFVMALQALPLLFFGLMGGVLADRFDRRKLLLISQITNFVVNMLMGILLVAGWLEVWMVYTTSLLAGTAMAVQQPARNSIIPATVPRKSLQDAIVLNSSTLNIGQAAGPAIGGFIIAGMGISSTFFLQAALFLISIWMTIQMSSMISIPPKKKKKESIVTSIAQGLRYVRRNEIILSLLLLATVPLFFGNPVQSVIPIFAEDILKVGADGAGILLGAMGIGTIVSTLLLITLPTIKKPGRIIVSSTIFYGLFLLLFAISTYFWLSVCFMFLAGVCLALFRTLNQSMIISNTENEYLGRVNSIYLLDRGMVPLGIILLGILSEYWTVVFGVGMMSVLCILVTLLTLIKSKALWRVEEKQSEETYASQ from the coding sequence ATGAGTTTAAAAAGTGAGTTATCATCATCTTTTCAACCCTTTCATTATAAACAGTATCGTTACCTTTGGATTGGGCAGTTGACAACTGTATCGGCACAAATGATGGATATGATCACTCGGAGTTGGCTCATTTACAGCATGACCCAATCAGCTCTGCAATTGTCATTTGTAATGGCGCTGCAAGCCTTGCCTTTACTCTTCTTTGGCTTGATGGGAGGAGTTTTGGCTGATCGGTTTGATCGTAGAAAGCTATTATTGATTTCGCAAATAACAAATTTTGTTGTCAATATGCTCATGGGTATACTCCTTGTAGCTGGGTGGCTAGAAGTTTGGATGGTGTACACAACAAGTTTATTAGCAGGAACAGCGATGGCAGTTCAGCAGCCTGCACGAAATTCGATTATCCCAGCGACTGTCCCTAGGAAATCTTTGCAAGACGCAATCGTTCTTAATTCGAGCACTTTAAATATTGGGCAAGCAGCAGGACCGGCAATTGGAGGATTCATTATTGCTGGAATGGGAATAAGTTCAACCTTCTTCTTACAAGCTGCCCTTTTTTTAATTAGTATATGGATGACGATTCAAATGAGTTCTATGATCTCCATCCCACCCAAAAAAAAGAAGAAGGAGTCCATCGTTACTAGTATCGCACAGGGCTTACGTTATGTTCGACGAAATGAAATCATTCTTTCCTTGCTCCTTTTAGCGACTGTTCCACTGTTTTTTGGAAATCCAGTTCAAAGTGTTATTCCCATTTTTGCAGAAGACATTTTGAAGGTTGGAGCAGATGGAGCGGGTATCTTGCTTGGAGCGATGGGGATTGGAACGATCGTGAGTACACTCCTATTAATTACTCTTCCTACTATTAAGAAACCTGGCAGAATCATTGTCTCATCAACTATATTTTATGGCTTGTTTCTACTGTTGTTTGCAATATCTACGTATTTTTGGTTGTCGGTTTGTTTCATGTTTTTGGCGGGGGTCTGCTTAGCTCTTTTCCGTACATTAAATCAGTCTATGATTATTAGCAATACTGAAAACGAGTATTTAGGAAGGGTAAACAGTATCTACCTGCTAGATAGAGGGATGGTACCTTTAGGCATTATTTTGCTAGGGATATTATCTGAATACTGGACTGTCGTTTTCGGTGTTGGAATGATGAGTGTACTTTGTATTCTAGTTACCTTGCTTACACTGATCAAGTCGAAAGCATTATGGCGAGTAGAAGAAAAACAGTCAGAGGAAACATATGCTTCTCAATGA